Proteins encoded in a region of the Mariprofundus ferrinatatus genome:
- a CDS encoding nucleotidyltransferase family protein, with product MSVDRAVVLAAGLGTRLKWLTDSRPKALMHVAGEPVIGHLIRSLVSQGISDIAVNAHHHAHALKTYLGDGSRFGCRIRISYEPVLLDSGGGVKQALDFLPGSGPVAVCNADVLSDFDIGRLANVIPDSGAAIGLVENARHHPGGDFALDGSSVLADGDSKLTFSGISLWQERLFDGYEEGAIFSLVEPMRKLIATGRCAGVRHNGYWFDIGRPSDLMRANRLFGR from the coding sequence GTGAGTGTCGATCGCGCCGTGGTATTGGCTGCAGGGCTCGGAACGCGGCTGAAGTGGCTGACCGATTCGCGCCCCAAGGCGCTGATGCATGTGGCGGGCGAGCCGGTCATCGGACACCTGATCCGCTCGCTGGTTTCGCAGGGAATCTCCGATATCGCCGTCAACGCCCACCACCATGCCCATGCGTTGAAGACGTACCTCGGCGACGGCAGCCGCTTCGGTTGTCGCATCCGTATCAGCTACGAACCGGTGCTGCTCGATTCCGGCGGCGGTGTGAAACAGGCGCTGGACTTTCTTCCCGGCAGTGGCCCGGTGGCAGTCTGTAATGCCGATGTGTTATCTGATTTCGATATCGGCAGGCTTGCAAATGTGATTCCCGATAGCGGCGCTGCGATCGGACTTGTTGAAAACGCGAGACACCATCCGGGCGGTGATTTCGCGCTGGATGGTAGCTCTGTTCTGGCCGATGGTGATTCAAAGCTCACCTTCTCAGGTATCTCGCTCTGGCAGGAGAGGTTGTTCGACGGTTATGAAGAGGGGGCCATCTTTTCGCTTGTCGAGCCGATGCGCAAACTGATTGCCACTGGCCGCTGTGCCGGCGTCAGGCATAACGGTTACTGGTTCGATATCGGCAGACCATCCGACCTGATGCGTGCCAACAGGCTCTTCGGCCGCTGA
- a CDS encoding patatin-like phospholipase family protein, with protein MSFLDRIFAAREQKKSGFVLALGGGGGRGLAHLGVLEVLEEHHLKPDVIVGSSIGALFGGMYAVTPDARLVIRRAEEILASDLFGSIELPVLGEEEDESWLSRLTSAAKQTILYTRAATDTSFADTNALVDIAFGFCGGEFFSDAKIPLFVTAVQFPGGECEIFSIDSGVKMPCAIAASMAIPGVFDPVSIAGRKYVDGGVASELPSKEARMVARPDQLVVAVNVGSRPRPDVEPANVYGMLDWTNEIKSLYLRRYSKEYADIVIEPLVSFTQWHDFSNPEQEIDRGRQAAYEQMPKLIAMLGRDK; from the coding sequence ATGAGTTTTCTGGATCGCATCTTTGCTGCCCGTGAACAGAAGAAGAGTGGCTTCGTACTGGCGCTCGGCGGTGGTGGTGGCCGCGGCCTTGCCCATCTTGGTGTACTGGAGGTGCTTGAGGAGCATCACCTGAAACCCGACGTGATAGTCGGCAGCAGTATCGGCGCGCTGTTTGGCGGCATGTATGCCGTGACCCCTGATGCGCGCTTGGTGATTCGCCGGGCGGAAGAGATTCTGGCTTCCGACCTGTTTGGCAGTATCGAGCTGCCGGTTCTGGGTGAGGAGGAGGATGAGAGCTGGTTGAGTCGGCTCACTTCTGCAGCCAAGCAGACCATCCTCTATACCCGTGCGGCGACAGACACCTCTTTTGCGGATACCAATGCGCTGGTGGATATTGCATTTGGCTTCTGTGGCGGAGAGTTCTTCTCCGATGCCAAGATTCCTCTGTTTGTCACGGCAGTTCAGTTTCCGGGCGGGGAGTGCGAGATATTCTCTATCGATTCAGGTGTGAAAATGCCGTGTGCTATTGCTGCCAGCATGGCCATTCCCGGCGTCTTCGACCCGGTTTCGATTGCCGGTAGAAAATATGTCGATGGCGGAGTGGCTTCGGAGCTGCCTTCAAAAGAGGCGCGAATGGTTGCACGGCCTGACCAGCTGGTGGTGGCTGTCAATGTCGGTTCCCGCCCAAGGCCTGATGTGGAGCCTGCGAATGTCTACGGCATGCTCGACTGGACCAACGAGATTAAATCGCTCTATCTGCGCCGTTATTCGAAGGAGTATGCGGATATCGTGATCGAGCCGCTGGTCTCTTTCACACAGTGGCACGATTTTTCCAATCCCGAGCAGGAGATCGATCGCGGCAGGCAGGCGGCCTATGAGCAGATGCCGAAGCTGATCGCTATGCTGGGACGGGACAAGTGA
- a CDS encoding YaiI/YqxD family protein: protein MRIWIDADACPKVIKEILYRAAERVKVPLTLVANMQLQHPKSEYIDAVKVDAGADVADAYIVDHAEPGDLAITADIPLAAGMIGKGGFALNPRGQMYTAENVRSALSMRDFMDKLRGDGVMTGGPAAFSQADRMAFANQLDRFLTKQLKEQQP from the coding sequence ATGCGTATCTGGATTGATGCCGACGCCTGCCCGAAGGTGATCAAGGAGATACTCTACCGTGCCGCCGAGCGAGTGAAGGTTCCGCTGACGCTGGTCGCCAACATGCAGCTGCAGCATCCAAAATCAGAGTATATTGATGCCGTGAAGGTGGATGCTGGTGCCGATGTGGCCGATGCCTATATTGTTGATCACGCAGAACCGGGCGATCTGGCGATCACCGCCGATATCCCGCTTGCTGCAGGTATGATCGGGAAGGGGGGCTTTGCACTCAACCCGCGCGGGCAGATGTACACAGCCGAGAATGTGCGCAGTGCACTGAGTATGCGTGATTTTATGGACAAGCTGCGCGGCGATGGCGTCATGACCGGCGGCCCGGCCGCATTCAGTCAGGCCGACCGCATGGCCTTCGCCAACCAGCTTGACCGGTTTCTGACGAAGCAACTGAAGGAGCAACAGCCATGA